The genomic segment CAGTTCAGATCACAGTTGTGCCATCGCCTCACTCTGCCCTGCATTGTGTTTCCTAAGCTTGCACGCCATGTGATTTGGAGATGTAAAGTGGTGTGATGGTAGCCGTATGGTCTGACTTGCAGTGACTGTAGGCTTGTGATTCAGCTTTACTCGTCGTGGGTGGGGGGAGTCCTGTGGTCATTGTGGCTTTGTTTAATATATACTTAGAAAAATGCCTCTGCTGCATAggtttgtcttttatttgagATCGAGTCAGaatagaaacattaaaatcCATACATTTCCTCAGGGCTCATTGTAACAGTTCATACCACACTTTGCAGTTAGTGTTAAAAAGTTGTACTGAAGATTGTATATGTTACTCAACTGGTGATGTGTAAGCATACACTTGGGGAAAGCGTGTCACAAGGTCCAAGGCATTTGGACgtacaatacagtatgtttgggTGATTAATACTAATAGTGCAAGTTCCCGGTGTCCTCTTGAAAATGGTGATGTCACCTCATACTGGAGTGAGGCTAATTTGTTCAACAAGCACTGCACCAGCATAGCTCACACTGACAATGCAACATTACACTCAGTTTTAGGTCAGAGTTTAAGATAAACATTTATCTTGGTTTCATTTGGAATGGGTTAAAGCACATGTTTTGTGTTGAATTTCACTgaatttcctctgtgtttctttctttggttgacaatcattcattcattgcttCTTTGAGTGTTCCTTCGGATTGACTGCTAGCGCTGCGTACTTCtgttgtattaatttttttgaatgttttgcatttcctgcttttgtgtgttATGCAACctttattgtaaatatttatcCTCTAACATGTTTCATATACTTgcatctgaaattaaaataaaaatttatacTCCAAGTCAGTTTTGGAGGCTTGTACTGGCATTTGGTGGTGGACTGCTTCTGCCATAGCTCTGGCTGCAGCTGctcagcccttttttttcattaccacTTGGCGGCGGTAGTGCTACATTAACCGCTCTGAAACTAAATAGCCTTGAAGTCCATTAGaggttttaatttgaatgagtttctcatttttaatcGTAAATAATTCACTAATATTTAATCACGTTACGTCATCAGATGAACAGCATTCTTGCTGATGGCATTCAGCGTTGCAATCCTCCTACAGAGTGATAACATGTGAGGTAAGAATCTTTTCTCATCCCACTTCAGTAAATTACTCAACCTCTCCTGAGCTGTGCAGTTATATTAAGCCCCAgtttatataatgttttaaatgcCAAGGTAAGGGCCTTGTGAGTCAGCCGCAGCTCGTAACTATTCAGATTACCAgaccctaaaagaaaaaaaaaaaactaaacataaaaTCTGCGTTATGGACGTGCATGTGCTGATTCTCACTTTGCACActgttttatatacagtatgtgctctcCTTTATGCATTACcataaagatgacacatttagatgaaaaaaaagtgttaaatctCCATTTCTGCCAAGATATCCTCGGCTCTCTGTTCTGGTTTGAACATTTGCCGGTTTCCATAGAAGTGCGTATTTTCTTGAGCAAACAGGGATCCTCCTGTGTTTCCATCTCAGCTGTCTCTACAGCGGGAGATGGTATGTATGGGCTGGCTGGGGTAGAGCAGGGAGGGCCTTagggagaggcagagataaGGATCCAAGGCTAAACCTCTAAAAGCCACATTAGTCCCAAaagcctctgctgctctgttgttCATTCTGTCATAAAGCTCCTGTCCTTGGGTTTTATTGGCACGCTCTGTGGAGATTTTAAGCCCCTTCAGAGCAGGCAGGCGTCTGAGCCCTCGGGTGAATGCCATCGGTTACACCTCTAACATTTTGACAAGGGATTTCTAGCATTTACGTTCAAACTAGAGTAGACAGAAAAGCCTATGATAGAGCATCCCGCAGCCTTGATTTACACTAGAAATGCCACTGGGGCTTGCACCAACGTAAAAGCTGTTACACCACTTCATAAATGTTTATTATGAATCCAAAgcaaacatatatatttatactgtacagttttgatTCCAGTAAACAGACAAGAGTCACAGTATGTTGAAAGGTCGATTGAGAGCTGGCTTTTGAACGTTCATATATTAATAATACACGATATAAGAGAAGAACGTCACCTACGTCATGCACCTGATGTTATTGGCTGGGTATGTACAGCAAATTGCACCAGTAAACAGGGCAGTCATGTTCATCATCTGCATCTTTTGATCGTGTTCGTTGCCATCAAAAGTTATGGAAGTATGCCCATTTAAGACAACAGTGTGCCTGGAATAAAATGACAGTAAGCAAATCAactgaaaaattacagttaTGTAAGAAATATATTGGTACCACCTGACAGcaaactgaaggagaaaaatgtCCAACATTTCCAGTTTCTTCAGTAGGgtaaaaggtttttatttgaTGGCAAAGAACAAGCATTAGTACCTTGGCACCAGATAGCTGTAATCCTTGATACTTAACCCAGAGATGCAGCTTCCCTCCCGGAGCCCAGGTGAACCCTGAATCCACAGCACCGTCTGTACACGCAGGTGCTGAGATGTTACCGGGCCACACTAAATCCCTTTGAATCCTTTGTTTACTGTCAAGACTATACAGCATTCCAAACCAAAAAGTAACTACCAAATGAACACAAAGCAGTCACAATCTGCATATCAATTTGGTCATTTACAGGTTTATACTGGGATTTAAGCAGGGGAAGTCTAGGCGCTTGGCTGGAGCCTGGctgtttttcatacaaaacTGACACAGCTCTTCTGCCAAAGATAGATGAGGCACAGACACAGTATTTCTGTGCAGTCACCCTCAGCATTACTGTGTTTCTGTACGAGCTTATGGGTCCAGTCTTTGCAGGAAAAGGGCATTAAACACTCAATAAGGGTGCTTGGGCAGAGACGGGCAGGAACTGTGGAAGCCCATGTCCaccaagagaagaagaaaaatatgaacaaaaatactcatcaaagaaaatatttgacttacGGCATCGAAATTATGAGGTAATTAGTCAAAAGTTTCGGATAGTAAGTCAAAATGTTGACTTCCTGGTCGTAATTATGAGATTTGACTTAATTTGACTTAAGTCAAATGTTAGACTCACTATAACACAACTCGGACTTATGTTATCTTGAAATTTTGACCTATCTCATAGTTTACACTTAGTCTATATCATTATTTTGAACTATCATCTCATTATTTCTActtatctcataattttgacaGTAGGTAAAAATTTAGACTCGATCcattatcaattattattatttaatgaattattaccattaattattattagttcaaaaatttgattttgcaTCGCATACTTTTGtctcaacaaataaaaatttgactTACTATCTTATAATTTTGACTTACTGAgtcaatttttgtttcttttttcctggcAGACATGGTCTTCAACAGCTGCCATACTTCTGGGGGGAAAACAGTCTGCATCGAAAACACGTCCGTCACATTCAAATTTCAGATGATTCAATCCTCTCTATCCACGGCAAACCAGACGAAAGTCTATCCTCTTGTTGGTCCCCCGCTCTCTCACTCCTCAGCTGTGGCACTTCTCGTTCCAATGTCCCATttctgctccctcctcctcctcctcctcctgctcctgctccttgCTCTCTGCCTGCCCTCAGCTGGTGCAGTTCCCTCTCCAACGCTTCATTGCGGTGGTACATCTCTAAGTAGCTGGCCTGCAGCTCCTTCTGGTAGCGGATGACCTTGTCCTTTTCTGTCTGCCATGTGTGCCGCTCTTCCTCGAAAGCCATGGCCTGGGCCTCGCTCTGGCGTCGCTCCAGCAGGAGCTCGGCGCGCAGACGCTCCTCTGTGGGGCCCCCGCACCCTCCTGTAATGCAGAGGTTCACATGGCTTCAACTACAATCCAGCAGTGCCGTAGGGGAAATATAATGAAAGACTTTGGCtgcttttaaaacacacatacacagaactCTGCTCTTGACCTGGTTACTCAAATGACCTGATTTTGGGTCTAGGCATGTAACCATCctaactcaaaaaaaaaacaaaacccagtcGCCTAACTTAGATTACTATTAAACAGATATCTGTGGCATATCAATATCTTCcttcttttactctttttttgGTCCATTTTGCTCGTGAAGGCTTAAGTAGGTTTGAAATACAACAAGATTtgcaaaaactgtatttttttctgtgatttacTGTTGATCAATTAGATCTCGTTAGATCTATGTAAAGTCCCTTGAGACCTGCGTTTGGTAAAGCGGTACGTCAACAAACGTCAACTCTCATCTGTGCTCCTGGCAGCAAGTGAGGTGTGTACGTTTAAACCATCAAAGCACACAATCCAGACGCTGTCAGTGCCAGATTTATACCCACAAGCAAGAGACAGACTCGTAATGCTACCTGTTGCCCCAGCAGAAGTACTCTCTTCAGCTCCTTTTCCATCTTCATTTGCATTCTGAGAGGGACATCTGCGACGCTGGATCCCCTGCAGGACTAGCTTTAGTGCATCTATCTGGCCCTCCCTGCTACGCAGCTCCGTGCGAGTCTCCCGGAGCTGCGTCTTCAGCTGGAAGATCTCACTCAGCTTCTGGGTCACCTCTGCCTGGGAGTccctcagctgctgcttcagcaaAGAAATCTCCCCTGACTTTTGGCAAACCTGAGGGATAGAGTAATGGAAAAAGAAGGGATTGGAGCAGGAgaaactcctttttttttttaactgattttacaGACTGTCTTGTGATCATATTTACAGGACAAACAAGGAAGGAATTCAGTTATCTTGTCTGTTCCCTGTAATTACTTGTGTAAGGTGCGTCTCCTAGCCATAAACTGTCCCTCCCCTGTTCTTCCAAGGCCTTACCTCCCACTGTGTCTCCTCCAGGGTCGGGCTGGTCCGCTTTGCTATGGCTCCAGCCTCCTGGCTCCTTTCCTTCTTCAGGCTGTCGAGCTCCTCTCGCAGTCGGTTCTTCTCCTGCTGGGCCTTGAAGAGCTGCAACTGCAGGCTGCGCTGGGAAAGCTGGGCATGCTGGGAGATGTGGCGCAGCTTGGCGGCATACAGGCGcttcagctcctccacctccttctcccACAGACGCTGTTTCCCTTCAAACACCTGCATGCGGCGAGTGGATGAGGGTCAGACTTCAAAAGAGAGGCCGATGGATATATAGATTGATGGTGAGGAACAGACTAATACAATGAGATTCACCTGAGCGATGGCACCCTCACTCTCATCCAGGTTTCGTTTCATCTGTTTCAGCTCATGTTCTTTCTCCACCAGGCGCTCTTCCAGATCCCGCACCTGGAGAGGACAGCAGAATGCATGACTTAGCAATCTGTAAATCGTACTGACCTGCTCATCCTCCCACCTATCGATCCGTCCGCCCAGTactcaccacctcctccacagACAGGGAGAGTGTCCATTCATAAGGAGGTGGGGCCTCCCCTCCGTATGGAGCCAGACGGCTCAGGGTTGCCATGCTCCGACACGCCATCTCCCCCATAGCCACACCCCCTGATCCCACAGCCTTCGGGCCAAGAGAGGTGCGGTCCAGGGAGCCAATGGTGTTGATGTGGCCCATAGATGCACTAgagtaaaaaagaaaccatGAACACCAATTTAAATCTATTCTGTCATTACACAGTCATTAAGtatgaaaaatcaattttaacaACACTCCATTTGAATATAAAGTAGAGGGAAGACAATAAATATGCGGCAGACCTGATGTGAGCGAGGTGTGGGCGGAAAGGAGGCCGGTATGGCGGCAGGCTGCTCATGGAGTTATGGCCCGAGTCTGACAGGTTATCGTCCTCCTGACTCATTCCACGCACCGAGGAGAGGGCCTACACAGTCAAATTTATAGAGTTATTCATCGCTTTCACATTAATAGGTTGAGAAAAGATTCATTTTAGTGACGAATAATAGCTGAATAAAATGAAGAATCGTGAGTGGGTAATCGTTTTGCTTCTGTAATCAGTGTACAAAGGCTGTTCCCTGGCCCATGGCTAAACTTTAACTAAAGGCTAAAATACCTGTGGTAACTGTGGTAATAACTGGGCATGGATATCGATTCATGGGAACTGGATCAAGGCCTAATGTTATGGTCATATGTTCAAATACCTTGTTACCAATGGATGTCGGTCCTCCGTGACGGGAGGGCGAGGAcgaagaagaggaggtggagacaGCTTTAGGGACATGGGCGTAAGCTCGGTGCAACCCGTTGGAAAGGCCATGATCTACATCCTCTGACTTGGAAGACGGATAGAGGTTTTGCATGGAGCTGAAGTTTTTGGGGGTGACAGGCTTGAAGGCTGATGATCTAAAACGAGCCTAGAGTAGGAGAAGCAAGAGCCGACGAAATGGTCGAAAGTGGTTGAGAAGGGGCAGGAAAGACTTTACTCATAGCAAATGAGGCTGAGCTATGTAACATAAATCCCAGTGTTAACATTAAATCTATTTTGTTCTACCCTGTGTTTCCTTTGTGTTCTAAGCGTTGATCaattcaacaaaataacaaaataaataaataaaaaataattgagaTTTGATTGCAGCTATAAATTCAGAACACAGCAGGTGGTATTTTCTCACGCTGTGAGGGGGAGCAAGAGATTTTATGTTGATTTATACAGGTTACAGGGCATGGGCGTGCTGCATCACGCTGCCAAAGATGTATAAATGTTATGCTGAACAATTGTACACAGCCCCAGCAGCCAGTCACTGGCTATATATCGtttataaaaagaacaaaatggaaAGTCATCCATCCACATCTCTGTCTGAATCAGTGATTGAGACTCAGTTCTCCTCGTACCTACTGCTTTAAAGGATACtttaaagtacttttacttcaagTAGCTTAAAGATTTTCATCATTCTTGAATTCTTAAAGCAATCTGTTTTCTCATAGTAATAGATGTTTGGTGGCCATGTAATACACAGACTTGTTTCTTGTCAGCCATTGCTGAAAATAAGGTAGAATAGCTTCCTAAACCAAATCTAGCGCTCTTACGTTGAAACAGGTTTAATAATCTAATGCTAAATGATGATTAACATAATGATGTTTCTTTGACagaatataatatttaattgtcCAAAAATAAGATATTATAACTTTTTTGAATTTACCTTTTGGCAGTGCTTTATACAACAATATTCACCTTTTCATACTTGCCCCCACTTGGCAGTGAGTTCTTTGTCAAATCTACTTCGGTGCCATCTTTATGGTAGACCTTGGCGTATAAGTTGTCCTCCTCACGGCCACTGGCAGAGCTGAGGCCAGAGATTATATCCTTCATACCATCACTGCCTGGGTTTGCTTTAGGCTCTTTTCTGTTGGGAAGCACAGCAGGTCGACTGAGGTCAAGTCCTGTCACATTTTATGGTGCCTTGCAGACGACTCTGCCTTCAAAATTTCCACATGTGAAACGTTCTACAAAAGGGATCCAGTTTTCTACAGCGGCACCCACCTGGTGATGTTGAGGTAGTTGAGTAGCTCTCTCTGGGTGAAGCCTTTCTTCAGGAGGCCATTGGTCTGTTTGGGTCTCACCTGGGGGACTGCATGGCTGCCTTTAGATGGAGACACATCCGGCCTCTCCACCAGGCTGCCGACGCTTCCCATGCCGCAGCGGGAGGAGAGGGGCGTGGCTGGGAAAGGGTTTTGGAAGTTTTTGTCGGGGCCACGGGTCAGAGGAAAAGTCTGGACTGAGGTTGCCATTGGTTACAGGGCTCTTTGGGGGGGTAAGGTGCTCTGTAGAACAGAAGTAAAGTACATAATGAGTTGAGTGCTCAGAGGAAGGTGATGTAGGTAGATCCTTTTAGAACTGTGTTTTAggaacatttaacattttaaatgccaCGTGCCAGTTCATTCTGAGCTCTTTAAGGCTGCAATTAACAGCTGTGTTCATTATTGATTATACTGTTgatgattttctcattaatcaattatttgtttgtgtataaaatgtcaaaaaatgggtaaaaaaaaaaaaaaaagttgcatgcTGATTTTAGATGAAAAGTCTGGGGATCACCCAAGTCAGCACagtttatcctctggggaccatggatgtactgtatttttaaaatttcatggcaatccatccagtagcttttgaggtattttatttttagacattgCCAACCATAAAGCCATTCTGCTagtgtggcaaaaaaaaaacatttgtgtctTTCCTCCTTTACTGAAATAAACTCCACCTCTTGCCCCTTTACTACCCTGAGTGGATGTTGATCTCTGGAGGGACAGTGTGAGCTGACAGACGTTTCATCAGCTGTGTTCCTCTGTACTGACAGCTGTCTCAGAGCACAGCTACAATAACTCAGCTTCCCACAACATCGCGTCACGGCACTTCActacaaaataaacacacacactcaaaccgACCGCCACGCACCCCCCGGTATAGGAGAACTGCAAATGGCTTTAAAAGAGGACAAATCccaaacaaatttgaaaatgtctatCTCATGATGCACTTGCTACAGAATCAGCTTTGCCTCTCAGAATCTCACATTAGCCTGTCCAAACGGCAGATCAAAAGACGACAGGATTAGGTGAAACATGTCCTCTGTGAGGGTTATGTGGTTTTTTTCTGAGGTAAGGCAGCATATGTCACATTACAAGCCTGTTACATAACTCTGATCCAACTAGGTTAAAACGACggcttaaaaagaaaaaaaaaaaaaagacaaaagagcttTGGTAAACATTACACGGTGGCCACGCTGTGGCATCTTATTTAGTTTGCACATTTCCTGTCGCTCATGAAAATCATGTGCATCCAATGTACCAGTCACCTATGATGGCGGTTTGGGTTATATTAGGTTTCCTGTCAGTCACAGCAGGCAACATTCTGTAGAGCAACGTAACAATACAATGATCCTCTCAACTTTGACAAAACTAAACCAGAGTTACCAAAACACCTGCCTGAGAGGCACTACTGTTTTGTTAACCTGAGTTTGAGCCACTTAAGCTCCACACAACAATCCGTCTCTCTACAACTTCCCCAGCGCCATCATcatttgacccccccccccacatcccctccccttccctcttTTCACACAACCTCATTAAGGATCACTATTGATTTCACCCCTTTGACCCTCTCCCTTCCCGTGCCTAAACACCCCCAGCAGCCGTAAAAAATCCTCAAgaccataaaacacacaaactcgcTGCCATCTTTCCGACTATAAACAGGACCCGAGGGAGGCCAATTCTCCTTTTGCGCTCAGCCTGTTTATGTGACATCCCTGGAACAGGTAGAGTTTAAAGAGCCTATACCAGaaattttccttgtttttaagcCCATTAACTACCAATTTTGAAAACTACCACCACCATACAAACCCTAATATTAGTTTCCTACCTTGAAGGCAACTATTGATTCTGCACTAATTTCATTATATCATGAAAAGGAACCAGAGAGACTTCAAAGTTGATTCAGATAAGTAACCCATTACAGAGAACATTTCATTGTCAATGATATGTTATTGTTAGCGGTAATGCATTTTCCTCCTTTGTGCATTCAAGGACTTGAGACATCTGATATCTGAGATACGGCTGTCAAAAACCACTCTATTGTAGAGGTATGTTGTAACAAATAGTCAACCTAAAAGACCGCTGAAAAATGGTCACGAATGCTGTAAAAAGTTATGTGTATCCGATGACTCCTTGCATTAGAAAGGTTGCTGTTTGAGTGTCCTTAAGCGCACCAACGAGATGAGTTTTCAAAACTCTTCCTGCTGGTCCCTCCATTACTAGGACACAATAAGGACCAACGTTATGGAAAGGTAAAGGCAAATTTGGATAGTTTCAGGTAATAAAGGtttgtaaactgtttttaataatatgtACATTGTGTGCATGATTTGTAGGCAGAAACATGCTAAAACACGGTTGCTGAGCAGTGCTTTGGCAGGTGCATAGCTGCACGGGATATCAGAACCTGGGCTCATCCCAACTAATGACTGGGCCGTTCTGCTGCCTGGCTGTCAGTACACAGGCATGACACACATGCCACCTTAGagcaatttctctctctcactgtcacacaaacaaatatccTATGTATGAGAACAGACACCCGCAGTGACACTCTGGCATCTCCCCCTTGCTTCTAATACCATCCACGTTATCAAGTGCTTTGCACTGCTGGTCTCGACAGTTATAACAATTATGCAAATGGTTAAAATAGGCAGAGAGAGCTGTGCAATGCCAGCTCCAACCCACTCCACTCAGGACTCTCAGCCAGGCCGAGATCAAAGCGGCCCAAGCTGCTCATGTTTATATTCATGAGGTACAATTTCCCCCAATGAAGAACTTTCCGCTAAAGCATCCGGCTCCTAATAAGCCAGTGTAACACAGGCCGAACTCAGGCTGAGGACAGAAACCTGATAATCAATGATGATGACTATAATCAAATATAATGTGACGCTCTTTTGAACAAGTGTATCAGCTCTGGTGCCGTCCGACCGGGAAGTCTTACTGTGTCCTGGGTCAGAGTAAGACGTGACGGGTACGATTCGGCGCCggtcatgtgtatgtgtgtatgtgtctgacaCCATATGAATAAATCATGAGTGTGCCAAACCTAATGGCTACTGGCCAAGGTCTGACAGTATTTTTTATGTCTGGTATTTTACTCAGCTTGTGTCTTGTATATACCAAAGACGTGAGAGGCCAATCGATGCTAGATGGGAAGCTGGGGTTGGGGTGAGGGCGGGCGAGGCAAAGCCATTCCTTTTGGGTAGATAGAAGGGTAAAATCCTCTTAGGCTGCAACCACAAATCTT from the Xiphias gladius isolate SHS-SW01 ecotype Sanya breed wild chromosome 23, ASM1685928v1, whole genome shotgun sequence genome contains:
- the n4bp3 gene encoding NEDD4-binding protein 3-A, yielding MATSVQTFPLTRGPDKNFQNPFPATPLSSRCGMGSVGSLVERPDVSPSKGSHAVPQVRPKQTNGLLKKGFTQRELLNYLNITRKEPKANPGSDGMKDIISGLSSASGREEDNLYAKVYHKDGTEVDLTKNSLPSGGKYEKARFRSSAFKPVTPKNFSSMQNLYPSSKSEDVDHGLSNGLHRAYAHVPKAVSTSSSSSSPSRHGGPTSIGNKALSSVRGMSQEDDNLSDSGHNSMSSLPPYRPPFRPHLAHISASMGHINTIGSLDRTSLGPKAVGSGGVAMGEMACRSMATLSRLAPYGGEAPPPYEWTLSLSVEEVVRDLEERLVEKEHELKQMKRNLDESEGAIAQVFEGKQRLWEKEVEELKRLYAAKLRHISQHAQLSQRSLQLQLFKAQQEKNRLREELDSLKKERSQEAGAIAKRTSPTLEETQWEVCQKSGEISLLKQQLRDSQAEVTQKLSEIFQLKTQLRETRTELRSREGQIDALKLVLQGIQRRRCPSQNANEDGKGAEESTSAGATGGCGGPTEERLRAELLLERRQSEAQAMAFEEERHTWQTEKDKVIRYQKELQASYLEMYHRNEALERELHQLRAGREQGAGAGGGGGGGSRNGTLEREVPQLRSERAGDQQEDRLSSGLPWIERIESSEI